In a genomic window of Telopea speciosissima isolate NSW1024214 ecotype Mountain lineage chromosome 5, Tspe_v1, whole genome shotgun sequence:
- the LOC122663018 gene encoding uncharacterized protein LOC122663018, which translates to MATKEYADGSQTAIEKLEAKRAGHFVLGPIFEDPSATQYLKDFPAHPGERLLFRKGIPTTLKYKPAVVKRHWAGHYPEWNDWVKRMSAAKETVWKELGIYDAVLMSTVHYPYDTDFLHAALHFWSRSTNYFHFSFRMMGPTLLDIGALLGLKSARAEINDSSDCSRVNWDLNLIKNASYTSYLYQCRKLSGPVSKQEYVAFLLSWIYHCLICTRADKITKAYLGLANTLASGRLMNLAAFVLSSLYRGCNDLVESSFAHGGGSFWVLQLWLSAYFPEFNPTPLADEFPAVGFKLLRPRLLHSATECFNLFFHLKDVHPSASFTPFHYFNSLSGWLGEAIANPVAHGDLWGSYLTCRDLHYGVFLEHNKNSMCSTEPYNPQFLAR; encoded by the exons ATGGCCACCAAAGAATATGCCGACGGTAGCCAGACGGCCATCGAGAAGCTTGAGGCTAAACGCGCCG GCCACTTCGTGCTAGGCCCCATCTTTGAAGACCCCTCTGCCACTCAGTACCTGAAAGACTTCCCTGCTCACCCAGGTGAGCGCCTTCTATTCCGTAAGGGAATACCAACCACCCTAAAGTACAAACCTGCTGTCGTGAAGCGACACTGGGCCGGCCATTACCCCGAGTGGAACGATTGGGTAAAGAGGATGTCTGCCGCCAAGGAGACGGTTTGGAAAGAGCTTGGCATCTATGACGCCGTTCTTATGTCCACCGTTCACTACCCCTATGACACCGACTTTCTCCATGCTGCACTCCATTTTTGGTCACGCTCGACCAACTACTTCCACTTTAGCTTCAGGATGATGGGGCCAACCCTTCTGGACATAGGGGCTCTCCTAGGCTTGAAGTCTGCCAGAGCGGAAATCAACGACAGCTCCGACTGTTCCAGGGTTAATTGGGACCTGAACCTCATAAAAAATGCCAGCTACACCTCCTACCTTTATCAATGCCGGAAGCTAAGCGGCCCGGTAAGCAAACAAGAGTATGTTGCTTTTCTGTTGTCTTGGATCTATCATTGCCTTATTTGTACTCGAGCCGACAAGATCACTAAGGCCTACCTCGGCCTTGCCAACACTTTGGCCTCTGGCCGTCTCATGAATCTTGCAGCGTTTGTTCTCTCTTCCCTGTATAGAGGATGCAATGATTTGGTTGAATCTAGCTTCGCCCATGGCGGAGGCTCATTCTGGGTCCTGCAGTTGTGGCTGAGTGCCTACTTCCCAGAGTTCAATCCAACCCCCTTGGCCGATGAGTTCCCGGCCGTTGGTTTCAAGTTACTCCGACCACGGTTGTTGCACTCGGCCACAGAGTGCTTTAATCTCTTTTTCCATCTTAAGGATGTCCATCCTTCGGCCTCTTTTACTCCGTTCCATTATTTTAATAGTTTGTCCGGCTGGCTTGGTGAAGCTATTGCTAATCCGGTTGCCCACGGGGATCTCTGGGGCTCTTATTTGACTTGCCGAGACCTCCACTATGGAGTGTTCCTCGAACACAATAAGAACAGCATGTGCAGTACAGAGCCCTATAACCCTCAGTTTTTGGCCCGCTAG